The Coccidioides posadasii str. Silveira chromosome 2, complete sequence genomic interval GGCTGCATGGAAGCTTGGGCCCGCCTTGGCCTGCGGTAACACTGTGGTGCTCAAGCCTGCAGAACAGACGCCGCTAAGTATTCTTTACTTCGCGAACCTGATCAAGGAAGCTGGCTTCCCTCCGGGCGTTGTGAACATCCTCAACGGCTTTGGTAAAGACGCCGGTGCAGCCATCGCGTCTCACTTGGACATCGACAAGATTGCGTTCACCGGCTCCACGGCAACTGGAAGACAGATTATGAAGATGGCCGCTGTGAATATGAAGAATATCACTTTGGAAACCGGAGGAAAGTCCCCCCTTCTCGTCTTTGGAGACGCAGATCTGGAACAGGCTGCCAAATGGGCGCATATCGGTATCATGTCGAACATGGGTCAGATTTGCACGGCGACATCCCGGATACTGGTGCAGGACACCGTCTATGACAAATTCGTTGCCCAATTTAAGGAGGTTGTCGCCTCAACCAGCAAGGTGGGCGACCCATTCGCGGATGACACCTTCCAAGGTCCCCAAGTTACAAAGGCACAGTATGACAGAGTCCTTTCGTACATCGAGAGCGGTAAGTCTGAAGGTGCCAAGCTGGAATCTGGCGGTGTTCCACACAAGAATGTCGGCGATGGCAAAGGTTTCTTCATCGAGCCGACCATTTTCACCAACGTGAACGATAACATGAAGATCTACCGCGAAGAAGTCTTTGGCCCTTTCGTCGTCATTGCGAAGTTCTCGACTGAAGAGGAGGCCCTGAGCAAAGCAAATGACACGACATACGGCCTGGGTGCCGCAGTGTTCACTCGCGATATCGAGCGTGCTCACCGCGTTGCCGCTGAGATCGAAGCAGGCATGGTCTGGATCAACAGCAGCAATGATAGCGACTTCCGGGTTCCGTTTGGTGGTGTCAAGCAGAGCGGTATTGGAAGAGAGCTCGGCGAGGCCGGCCTGGAGGCATACTCGCAGACCAAGGCTGTGCATGTCAACATGGGTACAAAGCTGTAAAAGTGGCTTCCATgctttgttttctttgtttgtcTGCCCTGCTGGTCATCCTGATTATGTAATTCGTTAAATTTGAAGCCCACCATTTCGGGCAAAGTCGATGAAAGATGTAATTTTCTCCTCCGTCACTTCGGGATGGTCGGTCTTCTAGCGAATATCTAATTTTAATATCAAGATCCAAAGAGGAACTACCCCGTTGAGCAGCGTAGCATTCAGTTATTGTACTCTGTGTTTAGCTGGCTGGCATGAGTGGAAGGTTTATGGGTCATGGTCGTTTTAACGAGGTGAAAGTTCATACCCGAATCGCCGAGATGTCTGGGCCATTATTTCCGCCCTTCCATCGCCGAAAGATGGTAGTTATACGGAGAAGAGCACCTCATACCCAGGCTGTTGTCGAACTGAGTGCTTAAACAGTCACATATTTTGATCCTACTTTGTCCTCAGGCCTGAAAGCCAGAGACCAGTCCATTCTCCGTTGACCTGTGAGGGAGCATCTACGatcaatcttctttgatCATAGTCCTTTCTCCACCTAGTCTGTCGTTACTATGGGCTCAACTCACGCATTTACAGAGATCCCATTGATAGATCTCTCCCTGGCAAAGGACCCGCTTACTCGTCCAGTTCTGTTTGAGCAACTGCGCTATGCGCTAATCTCTGTGGGATTCTTGTACATTTCAAACCATGGAGTCCCGGAAAAAGTGATCAATGATCTTGTCAACGtacttccagagctctttGATCTTCCGGAGTCCGCGAAAGAAGAGATCGCTTTGCGAAATTCCCCCCACTTCCTGGGGTATTCCAGCGTTGGTTCGGAAACCACTGGTGGGAAGGCAGACAAGCGCGAACAGGCTGAGTTTGCGACGGAATTGTTGGCCGTGGAATCAAAAGACGCACCACTTTATGAGAGACTAAGGGGTCCAAACCAGGTACGATTTGCTTCACCCTGTTTATGGAGAGTATTTCTTTGTGTTTTCTCACTTTTGAAAGTGGCCTCCCCAGCTGCCGCCACTCCGACCCGCTG includes:
- the ALD2 gene encoding mitochondrial aldehyde dehydrogenase (EggNog:ENOG410PJ9J~COG:C~BUSCO:4845at33183), whose protein sequence is MVGFRLHARRLSPVFLPYIKQSSLSSSSVPSRAAIQSIIRTQHYSSSSEMSDLFTELTAPNGRKYTQPLGLFINNEFVAAKSGQKITSINPTNEAEIASVHAAGAEDVDIAVKAAKKALKDPSWKELPPTDRGKLMVKLAELVEQHIETLATIEAWDNGKPYSVAVSEDCVEVAETLRFYGGFADKVYGSTISTSPAKFAYTLRQPIGVVGQIIPWNYPLAMAAWKLGPALACGNTVVLKPAEQTPLSILYFANLIKEAGFPPGVVNILNGFGKDAGAAIASHLDIDKIAFTGSTATGRQIMKMAAVNMKNITLETGGKSPLLVFGDADLEQAAKWAHIGIMSNMGQICTATSRILVQDTVYDKFVAQFKEVVASTSKVGDPFADDTFQGPQVTKAQYDRVLSYIESGKSEGAKLESGGVPHKNVGDGKGFFIEPTIFTNVNDNMKIYREEVFGPFVVIAKFSTEEEALSKANDTTYGLGAAVFTRDIERAHRVAAEIEAGMVWINSSNDSDFRVPFGGVKQSGIGRELGEAGLEAYSQTKAVHVNMGTKL